In the genome of Fulvivirga maritima, one region contains:
- a CDS encoding WG repeat-containing protein codes for MRIFLIVIFSVIGFGVQAQVGLSGRAMSQFEKGNVAKAEELVQKALEKDSALSSPYYVKAFILYETDSLYKQIDSAYFYMKSALGRFSAMDEREVQKHKKEGVDSVSMLALKQKIDSVAYNRAEEVNTENSYIYFIENYAGALQEGEAIENRNALAYIKAKEINTYESYRNFMEKYPDAKQVVEAEEKYERLFYDKSTQDEHLDSYLSFLKKNPDTPYRNEAEENIFQIITADNQPQSYRRIIGMFQKGLARKKAIDFLYHLLKQRGQEMEPNLMNDSLKYIDKWDKRVIFPIRENGKYGFMDASGELVITPILTSVGEEMLCGNIDNGVYKAEGGLFGLNNAPVYKGELDNWDDLGGGLIKVEYAGKYGVIHKAGYSILPIEYDAIKVIDSTFLQYKKGNFWGISTYSGKILTKPLFNDIIWQGDFVVLENGEKYSIKSIGKLFAAANGVPLYFDMPYDDFLWGGDEIMWVARDDAEALFNERLEQVTPLTPQKIKMLDKGYYIETGDEKYVMKEDFSVIDADSIQSASFNKYWGTLSRSGYYSLYNIQKEQLESHHIDSATLIGGHFAVSYSADTVFLHTPDSTIQISKGDQLSLIPAADSKEYIITQGVGAKVIIDERGRKIYSGSFQEAKALGDQMIIISKMNKGLISNEGKSLLPFVYEAIGNYNNGYISLLRNKKFGIYNYKKELLIPTEYNQNIKPYNQSLLVVEQGEGFGFVDVTNKNYGDTSFDEITYWNDSIALVKQELVWKLYDIYNDEIVNDNIKSIHFIKQEPAETVAVFLKEKGYGVYSSILGEVLSPTYNDIINVGTKDTPVYFTEKHVVEAEFYIAIYYSQKGDMLYKQVYEAEEYAEIYCDN; via the coding sequence ATGAGGATATTTCTGATTGTTATTTTTAGTGTTATAGGTTTTGGAGTACAGGCACAAGTAGGTCTGAGTGGCAGAGCGATGAGTCAGTTTGAGAAAGGGAATGTTGCCAAAGCGGAGGAGCTTGTTCAAAAGGCCTTGGAGAAGGATAGTGCGCTGAGTTCTCCATATTATGTAAAGGCATTTATTTTATATGAAACAGATTCATTATACAAGCAAATAGATTCTGCTTATTTCTATATGAAGTCAGCCTTAGGGCGCTTTTCTGCCATGGATGAGAGGGAAGTGCAAAAGCATAAGAAAGAAGGAGTGGATAGTGTAAGTATGCTGGCATTAAAGCAGAAAATTGATAGTGTCGCTTATAATCGTGCGGAGGAAGTGAATACTGAGAATTCCTATATTTATTTTATAGAAAACTATGCCGGGGCTTTACAAGAAGGGGAGGCGATAGAAAACAGAAATGCGCTGGCCTATATAAAGGCCAAAGAGATAAACACTTATGAAAGCTACAGGAATTTTATGGAAAAGTATCCTGATGCTAAGCAAGTAGTAGAGGCAGAAGAGAAGTACGAAAGGCTATTTTATGATAAAAGCACTCAGGATGAGCACTTGGATAGTTATCTGAGCTTCTTGAAGAAAAACCCTGATACTCCGTACCGTAATGAGGCTGAGGAAAACATTTTTCAAATTATTACAGCTGATAATCAGCCTCAGAGTTATAGGAGGATAATTGGTATGTTTCAAAAAGGTTTGGCCAGAAAGAAGGCTATTGATTTTTTATATCACTTACTCAAACAACGTGGGCAAGAGATGGAGCCGAACCTGATGAATGATTCTCTCAAATATATTGATAAGTGGGATAAGCGTGTAATATTTCCTATTAGAGAGAATGGGAAATATGGCTTTATGGATGCTTCTGGCGAGTTGGTTATTACACCTATTCTTACTTCTGTAGGTGAAGAAATGCTGTGTGGAAATATTGATAATGGAGTCTATAAAGCGGAAGGAGGCTTGTTTGGGCTAAATAATGCTCCTGTTTATAAAGGCGAATTAGATAATTGGGATGATTTAGGTGGAGGCCTTATTAAGGTAGAATATGCTGGAAAATATGGGGTGATTCATAAGGCAGGATATTCGATTTTACCTATTGAATATGATGCCATTAAGGTAATAGATAGTACTTTTCTTCAATATAAGAAAGGCAACTTTTGGGGCATTTCCACTTATAGTGGAAAAATTTTAACAAAGCCTCTTTTTAATGATATAATATGGCAAGGTGATTTTGTGGTGCTGGAAAATGGAGAAAAATATTCCATTAAAAGTATAGGTAAGTTGTTTGCGGCTGCCAATGGAGTACCACTGTATTTTGATATGCCTTATGATGATTTTTTGTGGGGAGGTGATGAAATAATGTGGGTAGCACGTGATGATGCCGAAGCTTTGTTTAATGAAAGATTAGAGCAGGTAACACCACTCACGCCTCAAAAGATAAAGATGCTAGATAAAGGGTACTACATAGAGACAGGAGATGAAAAGTATGTTATGAAAGAAGATTTCAGTGTAATTGATGCTGATTCTATTCAATCGGCCTCTTTTAATAAATATTGGGGCACACTTTCTCGTTCCGGATATTATTCTTTATACAACATTCAAAAAGAGCAATTAGAAAGTCATCACATTGATTCAGCCACGCTCATCGGTGGTCATTTTGCAGTGTCTTACTCTGCTGATACGGTTTTTCTGCATACGCCAGATTCTACGATTCAAATCAGTAAAGGAGATCAGCTATCATTAATTCCGGCTGCAGACTCCAAAGAATATATTATCACTCAGGGAGTAGGCGCTAAAGTAATTATTGATGAAAGAGGTAGGAAAATTTACTCAGGCAGTTTTCAGGAGGCTAAAGCTCTGGGAGATCAAATGATAATTATTTCCAAAATGAATAAAGGCCTTATTTCCAATGAAGGGAAATCACTATTACCTTTTGTTTATGAGGCTATTGGTAATTATAATAATGGATATATTTCACTGCTCAGAAATAAGAAATTCGGAATTTATAACTACAAAAAGGAGCTGCTTATACCTACAGAATACAACCAGAATATTAAGCCTTATAATCAAAGTCTCCTGGTTGTAGAGCAGGGTGAAGGCTTTGGCTTTGTAGATGTGACCAACAAAAATTATGGAGACACCAGTTTTGATGAAATCACCTACTGGAATGATAGCATTGCTTTGGTAAAACAAGAGCTGGTATGGAAGCTGTATGATATTTATAATGATGAAATTGTAAATGATAATATCAAGTCTATTCATTTTATAAAGCAAGAGCCAGCAGAGACGGTAGCTGTATTTTTAAAGGAGAAAGGTTATGGCGTTTATAGTAGTATTTTAGGCGAGGTGTTATCTCCAACGTATAATGATATTATTAACGTGGGTACTAAAGATACTCCGGTTTACTTTACAGAGAAGCATGTGGTGGAGGCGGAATTTTATATAGCAATATATTATAGTCAAAAAGGAGATATGTTATATAAGCAGGTGTATGAAGCGGAAGAATATGCTGAAATTTACTGTGATAACTAG
- the pafA gene encoding alkaline phosphatase PafA — translation MKKIKLIVGFFLLSVAAYAQGQKPKLVVGIVVDQMRQEYLYRFNDKFGEDGFNRLIDEGFMFKNAHFNYVPTYTGPGHTSVYTGSTPAIHGIIANNWYAKELKLDIYCAYDSTEQTVGSSSSKGKMSPRNLLTTTITDQLKLATQKRARTIGISMKDRGAIFPAGHLGEAYWYDTHTGDFITSTYYKNQLPKWLDNFNDKKLAKKYLSGKWEPINKISTYTAAGSDDNNYEGDFYGQGNVLSKGYKLDKKNFGQLPATPFGNDILKDLAIATIEGENLGKGAETDFLAISFSSTDYVGHRFGPNSVEVEDTYIRLDKSIAEILKKLDEQVGEGNYTVFLTADHAVADVPQFFVDNKIPAGYFVHRLPQELDSVLSQKFGNGDWVENVSNMQVFLNQETVAKSKYSLHEIQEAAAHYLMTLEGIKETYPAYVIHNLNYETQGIKGLLTRGYNQKRSGDVLYVLEPSWLESGRLDGNTGSSHGSTYTYDTHVPMLFFGNGVKHGTSVKYHPITDIAPSIAMMLNIMLPNGATGQPAAELFAE, via the coding sequence ATGAAGAAAATTAAATTAATTGTAGGGTTCTTTTTACTGTCTGTAGCAGCTTATGCTCAAGGCCAAAAACCGAAGCTAGTAGTAGGTATTGTGGTCGACCAGATGAGGCAGGAATATCTTTACAGGTTTAATGATAAGTTTGGTGAAGATGGTTTTAACCGTCTTATTGATGAGGGTTTTATGTTTAAAAACGCTCATTTTAATTATGTTCCTACCTACACGGGCCCGGGGCATACCTCTGTATATACAGGATCTACTCCTGCTATACATGGAATAATTGCTAATAACTGGTATGCCAAAGAATTGAAGCTTGATATTTACTGTGCTTATGATAGTACAGAGCAAACAGTAGGTAGTAGTTCTTCAAAGGGTAAAATGTCACCCAGAAATCTTTTAACTACTACTATTACAGATCAATTAAAGCTGGCGACTCAGAAAAGAGCCAGAACCATTGGGATTTCTATGAAAGACCGGGGCGCTATTTTCCCGGCAGGACATTTGGGCGAAGCTTATTGGTATGATACTCACACCGGTGATTTTATAACCAGTACTTACTATAAAAACCAATTGCCTAAATGGTTAGATAATTTTAACGATAAGAAATTAGCTAAGAAGTACTTATCAGGAAAATGGGAGCCCATTAATAAAATCAGCACTTATACGGCAGCAGGGTCTGATGATAATAATTATGAAGGCGACTTTTATGGTCAGGGAAATGTTCTTAGCAAAGGCTATAAGCTAGATAAGAAGAACTTTGGACAATTACCTGCTACGCCTTTTGGAAATGACATATTAAAGGATTTGGCTATTGCTACTATTGAGGGAGAGAACCTTGGTAAGGGTGCTGAGACTGACTTTTTAGCAATAAGCTTTTCTTCTACTGACTATGTAGGCCATAGGTTTGGACCTAACTCAGTGGAAGTGGAAGATACTTATATTCGACTTGACAAGAGCATCGCAGAGATATTAAAAAAGCTTGATGAGCAAGTGGGGGAAGGAAACTATACTGTTTTTCTTACTGCTGACCATGCGGTGGCAGATGTTCCTCAGTTTTTTGTAGATAATAAAATACCTGCTGGTTATTTTGTGCACCGTCTTCCTCAGGAGTTAGACAGTGTTTTATCTCAGAAATTTGGAAATGGTGATTGGGTTGAAAATGTGAGTAATATGCAAGTATTTCTTAATCAGGAAACCGTTGCTAAAAGCAAGTATAGCCTTCATGAAATACAAGAAGCAGCAGCTCACTATTTAATGACTTTAGAGGGTATAAAAGAGACATACCCTGCTTATGTGATTCATAATCTTAATTATGAAACTCAGGGCATTAAAGGTCTTTTAACCAGAGGATATAATCAAAAAAGATCTGGAGATGTGTTATACGTGTTAGAGCCTTCATGGCTGGAGTCTGGCCGTTTAGATGGTAACACAGGTTCATCTCATGGATCTACTTATACTTACGATACTCACGTGCCTATGCTGTTCTTTGGAAATGGTGTGAAGCATGGCACTTCTGTGAAGTATCATCCTATTACAGACATAGCGCCTTCAATAGCCATGATGTTAAATATCATGTTGCCAAATGGGGCTACTGGTCAACCTGCCGCAGAGCTTTTCGCTGAATAA
- a CDS encoding sodium-dependent transporter, with translation MSKTEEFSNRWGIVLASLGMAIGAGNLWRFPRLAGQYGGAFLILWIVFLMVWSVPILMAEFSIGKKFKKGVIGSFGRVTGKGLTWGGFFITMCTLMIAFYYSVVTGWALRYLGLSAENLLDFFQGQNTLAADLKANPEFMEEFWQSIAYKSPWTLGLYVCAIFVSLYVLIKGVQNGLEKANKILIPTLFGLLVVITVMALTMDNGYKGLEYMYSIDTKHFSNPTIWIEALSQSAWSTGAGWGLIMTISSYSREREDVVLNTFIGGFGNNTASLMAGMAILPAVFAMAPTEGAAIASLQSGNQALTFTIIPRLFATIPGGPVLSFIFFFAFFLAAFSSLLPMLELLISNLKDIGLTRKRAGLATMVCCIVFGLPSAYSLDIFNNQDWVWGIGLIISGLFIVVAVLKYGIGSFKKDFIDTDSDFNVPVKFFKAALIFNLLLGVILIYWWMSQGYSEYPWFDADGNWNVFDIYSNASIITQWAVIVVIGLVLNNYLYKKFVK, from the coding sequence ATGTCGAAAACTGAAGAATTTAGTAATCGTTGGGGTATTGTTTTAGCATCTTTAGGTATGGCCATTGGGGCGGGAAATCTCTGGAGGTTTCCGCGGCTGGCAGGTCAGTACGGAGGTGCTTTTTTAATTTTATGGATAGTCTTTTTAATGGTGTGGTCCGTGCCTATACTTATGGCGGAGTTTTCCATTGGGAAGAAATTTAAAAAAGGAGTAATCGGATCTTTCGGCCGGGTTACAGGCAAAGGCCTTACCTGGGGAGGTTTCTTCATTACTATGTGTACCCTCATGATTGCTTTTTATTATTCAGTAGTAACAGGCTGGGCGTTGCGCTATTTAGGTCTGTCTGCTGAGAATTTGTTAGATTTTTTTCAAGGTCAAAACACGCTCGCGGCTGATCTTAAAGCTAACCCTGAGTTTATGGAAGAGTTTTGGCAATCCATTGCTTATAAGAGTCCGTGGACTCTGGGACTTTATGTGTGTGCCATCTTTGTAAGTCTTTATGTATTAATAAAAGGAGTACAAAATGGTCTGGAAAAAGCGAATAAGATTCTTATTCCTACCTTATTCGGTCTTTTAGTGGTTATTACTGTAATGGCACTTACCATGGATAATGGTTATAAAGGACTGGAGTATATGTATTCTATAGATACTAAGCACTTTTCTAATCCTACTATTTGGATAGAAGCGTTATCACAATCGGCCTGGTCTACAGGAGCAGGATGGGGGCTCATCATGACTATTTCTTCTTATTCTAGAGAGAGAGAAGATGTAGTACTAAATACTTTTATTGGTGGATTTGGAAACAACACGGCTTCACTTATGGCAGGGATGGCTATTTTACCAGCTGTATTTGCTATGGCGCCTACAGAGGGAGCGGCTATTGCTTCGCTGCAAAGCGGAAATCAGGCATTAACCTTTACCATTATCCCAAGGCTGTTTGCCACTATACCTGGTGGTCCGGTATTGTCATTTATATTCTTTTTTGCCTTCTTTTTAGCGGCTTTTAGTTCATTGCTACCTATGCTTGAATTATTAATAAGTAACTTGAAAGATATTGGTCTTACCAGAAAGAGAGCTGGTTTGGCTACTATGGTATGCTGCATAGTTTTTGGTCTTCCTTCCGCATATTCTCTTGATATTTTCAATAACCAAGACTGGGTATGGGGTATTGGCCTTATTATTTCAGGGCTATTCATTGTTGTGGCTGTACTGAAATATGGAATAGGGTCTTTCAAAAAGGATTTTATAGATACTGATTCTGATTTTAATGTGCCTGTTAAATTTTTCAAGGCAGCATTAATATTCAACTTACTACTAGGTGTTATTCTAATATACTGGTGGATGTCTCAGGGGTATTCAGAGTATCCTTGGTTTGATGCTGATGGAAACTGGAATGTTTTTGACATTTACAGTAATGCATCAATTATAACTCAGTGGGCCGTAATAGTGGTGATAGGCCTGGTATTAAATAATTATTTATATAAAAAATTCGTAAAATGA
- a CDS encoding DUF5723 family protein: MVKFYSFFILFIFFHLGLQAQGWLGFHSSNYAGVQGISHQPASIADSRYKFQLNLVSFDAFAANNYYSIPNEDFKKFDIDTDRLIESSKSNGKGVFMASEVYAPFSFLLTMSPKHALAVTARVRMMANVDGVNEDVANFLDRLEDEDGFVIDPGESYDVSDLYVQSHVWAEYGLTYGRVVMDKGDHFLKAGGTFKLLDGIASGYGYVNSLQYDGLQDDRVNVPNVDVYSGFNDEFDEDDFEYKPLSNLGVGFDLGVVYEFRPNIDSYQYSMDGEDGLWRRDQNKYKFRIGLSLLDLGAIKYNRSNDSGHITGSEDNIDVNNLEGDEADIIESLFNFERGGEYTMNLPTRLVGDFDYNVHKGIYLNFTSQIAFKGGSGDLEKTRYVSTVSLTPRWEKKGIELGLPFSYDKFANLNSGFYFRAGPVVLGSRDLVSTYVFGKDPTSANVYFGLRFGIKYKKKKDRDNDGVSNKKDVCPKVPGVWAFKGCPDTDGDGVQDSEDKCPEVAGVAELNGCPDSDGDGVTDSEDECPQVAGLKEFNGCPDTDGDGIKDADDECPEIAGKAEFNGCPDTDGDGVKDSEDLCPNLAGPVAKGGCPDTDGDGIYDNEDKCPNQPGPVENSGCPYADTDGDGVIDAADECVLIPGVPENNGCPAIKEEEQEILNTAFKNLEFESGSNKIKVSSYSALVELANLLKAKPEWRLQISGHTDSQGSAATNLRLSKNRAQAVADFLTEQGLEKDRFEVQGFGETQPITENDTAEGRKQNRRVELEVLMK, encoded by the coding sequence ATGGTGAAGTTTTACTCATTTTTTATTTTATTCATATTTTTCCATTTAGGACTCCAAGCACAGGGATGGCTGGGGTTTCATTCTAGTAACTACGCAGGAGTTCAAGGCATAAGTCATCAGCCAGCTTCTATTGCAGATAGTAGGTATAAGTTTCAGTTGAACTTAGTTTCTTTTGATGCTTTTGCAGCCAATAATTATTACTCAATTCCTAATGAAGATTTTAAGAAGTTCGATATAGACACAGATCGGCTGATTGAAAGCTCAAAGAGTAATGGCAAGGGCGTTTTTATGGCTTCTGAGGTTTATGCACCTTTTTCATTTTTGCTTACTATGAGTCCAAAGCATGCGCTGGCTGTTACTGCTAGAGTTCGTATGATGGCCAATGTTGACGGAGTAAATGAGGATGTTGCCAATTTCCTGGATAGACTGGAAGATGAGGATGGCTTCGTTATTGACCCGGGAGAAAGTTATGACGTAAGTGACCTCTATGTACAAAGCCATGTTTGGGCTGAATATGGCCTTACTTATGGTAGAGTGGTAATGGATAAAGGAGATCACTTTTTAAAAGCAGGAGGTACCTTTAAATTGCTTGATGGCATCGCTTCAGGATATGGCTATGTAAACAGCCTGCAGTATGACGGGCTTCAAGATGATAGAGTGAATGTTCCTAATGTGGATGTATACTCTGGTTTTAATGATGAATTTGATGAAGATGATTTCGAATACAAGCCTTTATCTAACCTTGGTGTAGGGTTTGATTTGGGAGTGGTGTATGAGTTCAGGCCAAATATTGATTCATACCAGTATAGTATGGATGGGGAAGATGGTTTGTGGAGAAGAGATCAGAATAAATATAAATTTAGAATAGGCCTTTCCTTACTTGATTTAGGAGCAATAAAGTATAATCGAAGTAATGATAGTGGTCATATTACTGGTAGCGAAGATAATATTGATGTCAATAACCTTGAAGGAGATGAGGCAGATATTATAGAAAGCCTTTTTAATTTTGAAAGAGGAGGCGAGTATACCATGAACCTGCCTACGAGGTTAGTAGGAGATTTTGATTATAATGTACATAAAGGTATTTACTTAAACTTCACTTCTCAGATAGCTTTTAAAGGAGGTAGTGGTGATTTGGAAAAGACCCGCTATGTGAGCACGGTATCACTAACTCCAAGGTGGGAAAAGAAGGGTATAGAGCTCGGTTTGCCTTTCTCTTATGATAAGTTTGCTAATTTAAATAGTGGATTCTATTTCAGAGCCGGTCCGGTAGTGTTAGGTTCCAGAGATTTGGTGAGTACTTATGTTTTTGGTAAGGATCCTACCAGTGCCAATGTGTATTTCGGATTAAGGTTTGGGATAAAGTATAAGAAAAAGAAAGACCGTGATAATGATGGTGTTTCTAATAAAAAGGATGTGTGCCCTAAAGTGCCTGGTGTTTGGGCTTTTAAAGGCTGTCCTGATACTGATGGAGACGGAGTGCAGGATAGTGAAGATAAATGTCCTGAAGTAGCTGGAGTAGCTGAACTAAACGGTTGCCCAGATAGCGATGGTGATGGAGTAACTGACAGTGAAGATGAGTGTCCGCAAGTAGCCGGCCTTAAAGAATTTAATGGCTGTCCTGATACAGATGGAGACGGAATTAAAGATGCTGATGATGAATGTCCTGAAATAGCTGGTAAAGCAGAGTTCAATGGCTGCCCTGATACTGATGGAGATGGTGTGAAAGATAGCGAAGATCTATGTCCTAACTTGGCCGGGCCTGTGGCTAAAGGTGGTTGTCCTGATACAGATGGAGATGGTATTTATGATAATGAAGATAAGTGCCCGAACCAGCCAGGACCAGTAGAAAACTCAGGATGCCCTTATGCGGATACTGATGGTGATGGAGTAATTGATGCGGCAGATGAATGTGTGCTTATCCCCGGAGTACCAGAAAATAACGGTTGCCCTGCTATTAAAGAAGAGGAGCAGGAGATATTAAATACTGCTTTTAAAAATCTTGAGTTTGAAAGCGGAAGTAATAAAATCAAGGTGTCTTCTTATAGTGCTTTGGTTGAGCTAGCCAACCTTTTAAAAGCTAAGCCTGAGTGGAGATTGCAGATTTCTGGTCATACTGATAGTCAGGGTAGTGCGGCTACTAATTTGAGATTATCTAAAAACAGAGCTCAAGCTGTGGCTGATTTCTTGACAGAGCAAGGCTTGGAAAAGGATCGTTTTGAAGTGCAAGGTTTTGGAGAAACTCAACCGATCACAGAAAATGATACAGCAGAAGGAAGAAAGCAAAACAGAAGGGTAGAATTAGAGGTATTAATGAAATAG
- a CDS encoding SDR family oxidoreductase: MKILITGSNGLLGQKLVKLLTSESDIELIATARGENRLPSFDNQYTYESMDISIEEEVSAVIAKHKPEVIINTAAMTNVDQCETDKDGCWQLNVHAVEYLIAAAEKSGAHLVHVSTDFIFDGTYGPLEENAEPAPVNFYGESKLAAEKLIIESNISWSIARTVLVYGIAHDMSRSNIILWVKNSLESKKNIQVVDDQWRTPTLAEDLAKGCFLIAKNKAKGIYHISGKEMLSPYEMAIKTADFFKLDQSLITKTDGSKFKQTAKRPPKTGFVISKAQNDLGYQPHSFEEGLEVLKSQLA, translated from the coding sequence GTGAAAATACTAATTACCGGATCTAACGGCCTTCTTGGTCAAAAACTTGTTAAGCTCCTTACTAGCGAATCGGACATTGAACTTATAGCCACCGCCAGAGGAGAAAACAGACTCCCTTCTTTTGACAATCAGTATACTTACGAATCAATGGATATTTCTATTGAAGAGGAAGTGAGTGCAGTAATTGCCAAACACAAACCTGAGGTGATCATAAACACAGCAGCCATGACTAACGTAGATCAGTGCGAGACTGATAAGGATGGTTGCTGGCAGTTAAATGTACATGCCGTAGAATACCTTATAGCTGCTGCAGAAAAAAGTGGAGCACACCTGGTTCATGTTTCTACAGACTTTATTTTTGATGGCACCTACGGCCCTCTTGAAGAAAATGCAGAACCAGCTCCTGTTAATTTTTATGGTGAAAGTAAACTGGCTGCAGAGAAACTAATCATAGAAAGTAACATTTCTTGGAGCATAGCCAGAACAGTGCTTGTTTATGGTATTGCCCATGACATGAGTAGATCCAATATTATTTTATGGGTTAAAAATAGTTTAGAAAGCAAAAAGAACATACAGGTAGTAGATGATCAGTGGAGAACTCCTACACTGGCTGAAGACCTGGCAAAAGGCTGTTTCTTAATAGCCAAGAACAAAGCAAAAGGCATTTACCATATTAGTGGAAAAGAGATGCTTTCTCCTTATGAAATGGCCATAAAAACTGCTGACTTTTTCAAATTAGATCAGTCCCTGATAACAAAAACGGATGGATCCAAATTTAAGCAAACAGCAAAAAGGCCTCCCAAAACAGGCTTCGTAATAAGTAAAGCCCAAAATGACTTAGGGTATCAGCCTCATTCTTTTGAAGAAGGACTGGAAGTATTAAAAAGTCAATTAGCTTAA
- a CDS encoding peptidylprolyl isomerase, with translation MTNRILILACLLLAMGSCASEKDYLVTIHTDYGDMHAVLFDDTPEHKENFVKLAQDGFYDSLLFHRVIKDFMIQTGDPDSKNAKKNVPLGSGGPGYNIPAEINKNHYHAKGALSAARQGDRINPEKESSGSQFYIVQGKTWTKEELTTDMEKLGATAQQLMARADQDSVKEMLFNVYQNEGPEAYGKKLMEMKDYIEEVMAVDLSKTVSPERLEAYTTIGGAPHLDDEYTVFGKVIDGLDIIDKIAEQPTDRRDRPVEDLKMSVEVEQIPKKKITKLYGYEYPNPN, from the coding sequence ATGACCAACAGAATCCTAATTCTAGCATGCCTTCTATTAGCCATGGGCTCGTGTGCTTCTGAAAAAGACTACCTTGTAACCATCCACACAGACTATGGTGACATGCACGCCGTCTTGTTTGACGACACCCCTGAACACAAGGAAAACTTCGTTAAACTGGCTCAAGATGGCTTCTATGATAGCTTGTTATTTCATAGAGTAATTAAAGACTTTATGATTCAGACAGGAGACCCAGATTCTAAAAATGCAAAAAAGAATGTGCCTCTCGGTTCTGGTGGGCCTGGATATAATATTCCTGCAGAGATTAATAAGAACCACTATCATGCTAAAGGAGCACTTTCTGCTGCGCGTCAGGGTGATAGAATTAACCCTGAAAAAGAATCCAGTGGAAGTCAGTTTTATATAGTTCAAGGTAAAACCTGGACTAAAGAGGAGCTTACCACTGATATGGAAAAGCTAGGAGCCACTGCTCAGCAACTCATGGCCCGTGCTGATCAGGATTCTGTAAAAGAAATGCTCTTTAACGTTTATCAAAATGAAGGCCCCGAAGCTTACGGCAAAAAGCTAATGGAAATGAAAGATTATATAGAAGAGGTAATGGCTGTAGATCTTTCCAAAACAGTAAGCCCAGAGAGACTAGAAGCTTATACCACTATAGGCGGTGCCCCTCATTTAGACGATGAATACACTGTTTTCGGTAAAGTAATAGATGGGCTTGACATTATAGACAAAATAGCTGAACAGCCCACAGATCGCAGAGACCGTCCGGTTGAGGATTTAAAAATGTCCGTAGAAGTTGAACAAATTCCTAAGAAAAAAATTACTAAATTATACGGATACGAATACCCTAACCCTAATTAA
- the hemC gene encoding hydroxymethylbilane synthase, whose product MNKIRIGTRGSKLALWQAEHIADLLNKGGAETEIITIETTGDKILDVSIAKIGSKGVFTEEIEAELEKGNIDIAVHSAKDMQSELPEGFELIAFTEREVVNDALVGLDMKISLEQENLVIGTSSTRRVALLKHFYPHIKTVSVRGNLQTRIQKMKDGACDALLLAYAGVHRMGYDDMIISKLPLDKFIPAVGQGSIAIEASSNLSDEKRAFIRQYVNHDVTETRLLCERAFLRTLQGGCSIPVFALADVHDETITVKGGIVNLEGDKIIRKRMMHKIEDGELAGEELAEEVLAAGGEEILIDIREKLNQL is encoded by the coding sequence ATGAATAAAATCAGAATAGGAACAAGAGGTAGCAAACTAGCCCTTTGGCAAGCAGAGCACATTGCTGACTTACTTAATAAAGGAGGTGCTGAAACCGAAATCATTACTATTGAGACTACGGGAGACAAGATCCTTGATGTTTCCATAGCTAAAATAGGAAGTAAGGGTGTGTTTACCGAAGAAATTGAAGCCGAGCTAGAGAAAGGCAATATCGATATAGCGGTGCACAGTGCTAAAGACATGCAGTCTGAACTGCCTGAAGGGTTTGAGCTCATAGCATTTACTGAAAGAGAAGTAGTAAATGACGCATTAGTAGGCTTAGATATGAAAATATCTTTAGAGCAGGAAAATCTGGTTATAGGCACCTCTTCCACCAGAAGAGTAGCCTTGCTGAAGCATTTTTACCCTCACATAAAAACTGTTTCTGTAAGAGGTAATTTACAAACGCGAATTCAAAAAATGAAGGATGGTGCTTGCGATGCACTGCTTCTGGCGTACGCCGGAGTGCACCGAATGGGATATGATGATATGATTATCTCCAAGTTACCATTAGATAAGTTTATTCCTGCTGTAGGCCAGGGTAGCATTGCTATAGAAGCTTCTTCTAATCTTTCTGACGAAAAAAGAGCATTTATCAGGCAGTATGTAAACCATGATGTTACTGAAACAAGGCTACTTTGTGAGCGTGCTTTCCTCAGAACCTTACAAGGCGGCTGTAGCATACCTGTATTTGCGCTTGCAGACGTGCATGATGAAACCATCACCGTAAAAGGAGGTATTGTAAACCTTGAAGGTGACAAGATCATTAGAAAGCGCATGATGCACAAAATAGAAGATGGAGAACTGGCTGGAGAAGAGCTGGCTGAAGAAGTATTAGCCGCAGGTGGAGAAGAAATCCTTATTGATATTAGAGAAAAACTTAATCAACTTTAA